The Trichoderma asperellum chromosome 6, complete sequence region GTCGCACAAAGTGCCTTTCAAAAAGAATTCGGTGTTTTCGTTGAAGGTTCCGGTTGGACAATTCCAACCAAATGGCAGAGTGCTCTTTTCCAATCCGGCCAATGCGGTGCCTTTGTCGGTGTTTTCCTCGCTGGTCCTATTACAAACCGTCTCGGATACCGTTGGACTACTATTCTGGGGCTGGTTCTTATGAACGCTACGATTTTGATATCTTTCTTTGTGAGTAGCATTGACCGCTTTTTGATTTCAATATCTAACTAGGATCTCAAAGGCCAACTCACTTACACTGCTTGTTGTCGGACAAGCCTTGGAAGGTGTCCCTTGGGGGTTCTTCATTGCGAACGCCCCTGCATATGCTAGCGAAATTGTTCCCCTCCCCCTTCGAGGCGCCTGCACAGCTACCCTCCAGATGGCGTGGTCTATCGGTTCGATCATCGTCGCGGCTGCTACCCTTGGTTATAATAAACGTGATGATCAGTGGGCGTGGCGAGTACCTCTTGCACTTCAGTGGATTTTCCCCGTGAGTATcgagttttaaatttagcaGAGACAAGTACTGACTTGAATAGACTCCTCTCTTAGTCCTTATCTTTATAGCTCCTGAATCTCCATGGTGGCTGATTCGTCGCGGACGCAAAGACGAAGCCCTTCGGTCCATTGAGCGCCTTGGCGGTAAATCTGGACAGAATTCAGCAAACACATTGGCCATGATGGAACGTACAGTTGAGATCGAAAAACAGATGGGCGGTGCTCCCACAATTCTTGATCTCTTCAAAGGTACTGATTTACGACGAACAACCATTACCTGTTTGATGTACGCGTCTCAGAACTTTGCTGGTAATTTGATCGCCAATCAGGCAACTTTCTTCTTCGAGCGTGAGTAGCATACTTTCCGTGTGACTGTCTTCCAGCATAGATCGCTAACCCCCTGATTAGAAGCTGGCATCGGATCCGATCGTGCCTTCCAGCTAAACTTGATCAATTCTTGTCTTCAATTTGTTGCCAACGCTTGTTCTTGGTTTTTAACTGCATGGTTTGGCCGACGAACTATCTATCTATGGGGAACTGCCACCAATATCACCCTTCTATTCATTCTTGGCATTTGCGCCTCCATTCCTCAGAGCCAATCAACCAACTATGCCCAAGCCTGTCTCGGTATCATCATCTCTTTCGTTTTTGCTGGTAGTCTTGGACCAATCTCGTATACGATTATTTCTGAGACATCCTCTGTCCGGCTTCGAGCTCTAAGCACTGGCGTCGGTCGTGCTGCATACTATGTTGCGGAAATTCCCATGATTTACCTGGCCTCACGGCTCCTAAACCCCACCGGATGGAATCTTGCGGGTAAATGTGGTTACGTCTGGGGAAGCACTGCTTGTGTCTGCTGGGTTATGGCCTACTTCTTCCTCCCTGAGCTGAAGCACCGCACTTACCGTGAAAGCGACATCTTATTCAATCGTCGTATTGCTGCTCGGAAGTTCAAATCGACCGTGATCGATGTGAGGGAGAACGAGTAATACAACAAAGCTAAATGAAAGGACCAAACACAGCGTGTAGTTCGAAACATTATGGCTATAGagataatttatattttaaaccTCTGTGCAgtagaaattaattatagtccCTATTTCATGTTCATAAAACCAGTTCAAATTAGCATGACTTCGAACCGGCTATGTCCCGAAATACTCTGTTTAATATGATATGTTTGTAGGTCTGATGGAGACAGTAAGCCAGGCAGCCACAGTTTTACTTTTCCGCCATCCATTTGAAGCCCAATCATCTTCTAAATCTATGTAGAGTTGTAATAGCTGTTGCCGGCAGCTGTGAAATGGAGAGTTTTTAATGTACATTAGTTTTACAAATTGTgaacttttcttttgccaGAAAAACTTCACTTTTCGGCATGGCATTTATTACGCACTGCTAAGACTTAGCCTGTGCTTTGCCTCTGTCACAGCATCCCTAAAAAGCATATTTGCGTATATGATGTGAAATCCTCCCAGAAAGCTAATACCAATCGGCTTATTAACGGTTGGATTACAGACAATGCATTCCAACTGTATGTGAAATTGTGTAGGCTCTCTCTGGGAATGAGACTTTGCCTCGAGTCGTTTGATAGAAAATCGATGGCAGCCAGCAAACTGCCCCTTATTATTACCGAAGACAATAtcaattatacttttattatctCCATATGTAGAGCTCGATAACTCAATATTGGCGACTTGGAAACATCCCCATAATATTGCTGTTTTGGCAGGAAGATGAGTATTGGGCATCTGTGAAGTATTCCAGATATGTTGTGATGTCGGTGCCAAGCCTATTCCATGATGAGCCCTGCAGGAATTATCATTGCTCTTAGCAAACCCACCTTCAAACTTCACCAATTGGAGTCCTAAAAGTCGAAGTGCAATTCTTTCTGGCGTAAAAACTGGACCTGAGAAAAAGCCATTTACAAGTGCGGAGAGGATGGCCTCATCCGATGGCGCCTCCTGTCCTGAGTGCGTTGTCAAAACGACTGAGCGAGAGTCTCCCATGGCAACATGGCTGTGAGGGTTGACTAGGGTGCGGACTATGTTTGAGTTGGTAAGTGAGTCCGACACACCTATCTCTGGTCGAATATGTATCTGGTATTTTCGAATATATCGATTGTATATTCTAAAGCTGTATGTGCCGCTAGCTACAGCAGCAAACACGAGCGTAGCACCTAATACAACAGTCTGTGGCTTGAGGGATTTTGTGATGCGCTGGACGGGCGCGAAcatgattaaaaaaaaatatatcgGAAAGTATAGATTGTGAAGGGTAGAATCTGAGATGCTTCTAATGGTTACAAGGAGGGAGTAGGAACTTTAAAGAAGATCAGTGAAGTATACGGCTCTCCGAGATCTTCCGTCATTATATCACTTGTCGCAAAGCGAGGCAGTAGCTCAAGAGCGGCGGAGAAACTCGGGCAAATTTCGCGACAAGACCGTTGGTAAGCCAAAAGATTCCGCTAAATCCTGCATTCAAAAAACCATACACATGAATATAGCATAAATGATAATCATGTAATAGGTTACGACTGAGAGACTTTGAGATTGAAACAGCCGGCTAGCAAAGTTTCCTATTTGGGAAGAAATAACGGTGTAGTGACTCGCATGAGCTGTTCTACGTTTTGTAAGTAATTGCTACGCTACTTCATTCGCCTCATTCCTAAGTAAATACGTCCACAGCCTTGTGAAAGCATTAAGTACCGTaagaaacagaaagaaagaaagaaagaaagaaagaaagaaagaaagaaagaaagaaagaaagaaagaaagaaagaaagaaagaaagaaagaaagaaagaaagaaagaaagaaagaaagaaagaaagaaagaaagaaagaaaacaaaaatacgGAAACAGCTACAGAAAATATTTACGCAGTTTCCGGACCTTTACGCCCTGGATGCCAGCAAAGAGATTTCATAATTTAGAACCGGAAAGCATCTTGTTGCTACTACTAAATGGACGACTCTTAGGCCCATATGGTACCCTTAGGGCTATGCGGCTTCTAAACCTGCTCGGCATTTCCCTGTGATGAAAAGCTAGTGCTGAGgggaggggaagaaaaaggcaagaaaagaCGCAAAAGTGATTCTTATGATCGAAAAAATTTACAGCTTGTTCTTTAACTCCGATATACAGGGTTATTACATCCGATGCTGTTGTACATCTATCTCATTATGTCGTGTTATAATACAGCGCTGAATTACGGGGCTCAGTGAGATTTCAGCTGAAGGTAACAAAAGCTGACTTACTAGACCTGGTAGCGGGTTTGGGAACGTTGAAATCATCTTCCCCTGATCTCCTCCTaactttaaagatatttcTTGTTGATAAAGAGACTGAAATTCGTCATAGCACTTTAGAGAGAGCTAGAGTTTAATGCGCTACCCAAGTATTTTGCGGCAATATCTTCTGAGAAACACGGCCATTCTATTATTAGTGAATCCGAGCCACCTGTGACCATTAAACATCGCTCTAGAATCTAGTCTAAACTAGGCAGGTTTTCGTCTTAGCCCGATGACAAAGCAGCTACAAAATTATCTCCCAAAAGTCGAAGCCAGCCCAGCTTATCGTCTTGCAGAATACAGCTATTTTACCTGCACAAGAAGAAATAATCAGAAAGTAGCTTCATTAGCCTGCTAGTGTAACTAAATCAACTGTTATTTTTTTCGCCGCATTTTCTCACCATGTATTTTGAAGGTAATTGAACTTGGTGGCTTGGCACAAGGTTCTGTGTACAGCTGTTAGGTTGACTTGAATGGTATCCTGGAGAagatataatactatagGATAACCATAGTCTGTGAAGAGGGCATTTTGAAAGTCTTTCTTCCGATAGTAATGTATATCGAGGCCACAAATGCGAGAGTTGTATCCGAGATAGCCAGGAGCCCTGTAGATCTCCTCAGCTATGCGTTCCTAGCGCTTTCAGCGCAGGTAATGCGTGGCACACTCTTTGGTACCTGCAGACTATGCATAATTTCAATCTATAAAATCCCGTACGGTTTAGCGTACTGGCATGCCGCAAGCCCTATGGCCGGATTTTGCCGAGGGTATATTACCTAGTTATCTTGAGCTAGTCTGCCAGAGGAAGTCTAGCACCAATATGCATTGGGGGAGTGAGGCAAAGCTTTCAGAGAAATAGATTCTCCGTATTAGCTCGAGTATGCTTCTACGTATTACCCAATATAGTCACTGTATTACATACGGCAACTATGTAAGCATTAATATCGATGACTTCTGCGTCAGCTGTTTGTAATGGCTATGATAGTAGTCTCTATGCGGCAGCCAGAAAGCCCGGAATCGAGACGctgacaaaaaaagaaaatagtttTGCTTATGCCGGCCCTGTATATTGTAATCACTTTGAAGGCTGCCTGTGCGGGTTAGtcagtaaataaatatatcaTAAGAGATTATACTAATGTTGTAAggttaactttacttttctAATACGATCGTGCTGTATTCGGAGTAGACACTAATACTGCTAGCTGATGTTTCGACTTGGCATCATATATCCGGTTGTCATATTCCACCAATCGCGCAAAATCGCCCCCCAAATATATTAGGGCAACAGGCTATTTGAGTGGGTCTACCAACTGACAGCTCAGCTAGTCCCAGTAATATTCCCATCAACAACATTCGATGTAAGAGTCCGTCCTTCATGGGACAAGACGCTATTTAGAATCGCTGTGTATGTATGACTTCCCCACCCCCCGATATTCCCGACCCGATGCCGTAACCCTTCCGACTCCAGCCTCGTTACAAATGCTTATAAGCAATCAAGCGGTATGCATCTGTAAACCGGCTTTAACTTCTGCCTAGAGCAGGGATATTGCAAACCCAGCGTTGGAGTTATCCGTGGGTAATAGTGCAAAACGCAACCCGATATTTGTTTCTCATCTCATAGAGACGGATGTTGGAAGAGACACTCTCGCATATTACAAACATTTTTTTGGTAacgttattataatagccttaGGCCCGATCAACTCaactatatagcttttacttttacaAAATCTCATCCCTCCTCCTTTGCTTGAAGTTTATTCGAATTCATATTCAACGCCCACAAATCTTCGTTTTCATAGCCCTAAACCGGTGCGCGCGCGCCGCTCCTGGCGAATGTATAAACAGTCGCTGCTGCAGATTCGAATCTGCATGGCTCTAACTGCATTTGGGGTTATTATTATGCCTgaagttaatataaagaatacttGTACTTCGTAAGAAATTTAGGAATGTGTACGGATCGCATGACCATCTTGTCTTTTGTTCTAATCACCCAGAGTTGTCTCCGCTCTGACATTCCGTCTGTGCACCTGTCTCCAGTAGCCATAGCGTTGCTGAGTTAACAACACGTTCCTTGAAATTGGTTCCTAGTCGAAGCTGTCTGACTACTCCATAGCATCTACTCCGTAGGGGAAGATAATTCTAGATCCTGGCTTCAGCTAGGTAACTAAAAGGCGGTCTCGAATGTCAAGTATTATGGGAttggtttattttattctgtCTCAAGTATCATGAGTCGCATTGATATGGCAATTGATGGATCATTCTAGGTTCTCGCAGTGTTCATTGAGTTGTATTGCTAAATTCTTATTGAGCAAAACTGTTCGAAAATAGGCTAGCTAGTAACGTTGGCATCAGCAGCTACGAGAATGCTCAGTCCAGCAGCATGCATAATTTGTGGGGACACGGATATGTGAAGCTCTGGGTCGAATTGCCGAGATTTTAAATTGCCGGTCTCAGGCGGAAATATATTCGGTCAATTGCATTTGTTAGCAGTGTTGGACTATTAAACATCTGTGATTTTAAAACCTCCAAGCTTTGTAGCTATTGATCATAATAAGAAGAATGGCGGGAAATTGGAATTTAAGGCCAAGATCTGATTCTGAAAATTAGATAACGTCGTTGTTTCATGAGTGAAGAAACAATAGCACCAAATTGTGAGGGACAGGTCCTGTAATCATATACCTAACATAGTAATCAATTCAGAGAAGAAACCCTGCAAGTCTCCGCCGATCCCGCGTTTAATAACCAGTTATTCGGCATTGCCTCATGGCTCAGAGGAACGCTCATAGCTTGTGGCCCTCAGTTCGGCAGCGAAATATGGCGCTAACAGGCAGGCATTAATTTATTCCGTACACTAGGCTCCTGTGGGCATCTATTAGTAGCATGATGACTGTGTTCCAGCGAACTCAGCCCGCAAAATGGCTTCGGACCGATCTAGTGGCGGATTTCAGCTTCCTAAAGCGATAGGGGGCTGGCACGATGTTCCCGCAGACTCCTGCCCCTTTCGTCCGCCTATTCGCCAGGTTTACTATCAATAGGCATCAAAGCTATTCTGGAAGGATAATCATCTCACCATCGTCGGATATCGGATTTGTCGCAGAAATATAAAGGACAGGATGAAGCCcgtgaaggagaaagagactCGACCATGCCAAGCGGCTCGCCAAATCTTCTCGCAGTCACCTCTTTGGCACATTCATAATGAAATCGATAGTAGGGGCTCTCCGCCGCGCTGGCTTGACCGCCTTCGCTGTGGCCGCAGCCTTGTCCTCCCTGGCTAGCGCCGAAGTCGAGGTCCGATCTCTCGAAGAGCGTGCAGCTTCTGGCAACCGCCTGGTCTTTGCTCATTTCATGGTTGGTTTACAGTTGAATTTATGGCATATACACAATCTAACGTTTTATATAGATTGGCATTGTTGGACAACGTACCGGCCCAAGCGACTATGATGCTGATATGCAGCGTGCCAAGGCCTATGGCATTGATGCCTTTGCCTTGAACATTGGTCTTGATTCTTATACCGACACGCAACTCGGCTATGCTTATCAGTCCGCCGCCAACAATGGCATGAAAgtcttcctttcctttgaCTTTAGCTATTGGAGTACTTCCAACGGCACCGGCGTGGGCCAGAAGATTGCTCAATATGCTGGCAACGCTGCCCAGCTCCAAGTCAATGGCCGAGTCTTTGCCTCGTCCTTCATTGGCGATGGTCTCGATGTTAATGCCGTCCGCTCTGGTGCTGGCTCTAATGTCTACTTTGTTCCCAACTTCCACCCTAACACCGATACTTCTGCCATTGATGGTGCTTTGAACTGGCAGGTGAGTACATCGCCTTGATTAATTACGACGTATAAGTGGAAGTCTTGCTCACTCTCCAATAGGCTTGGGacagcaacggcaacaacCGGGCTCCCTCCAATGGTGTGAATATCACTGTTGCTGAAGGTGATTCTGCTTACGAGAGCTGGCTCAACGGAAAGACTTATCTCGCTCCCGTTTCTCCCTGGTTCTCTACCCACTTTTCTAGCAAGAACTGGGTCTTTCCCTCTGGTGATCTGCTCTTCACCCGATGGAACGAGGTCATTCAACAGGGCTTCCCCATGGTGGAGATTGTCACTTGGAATGATTACGGCGAGTCTCATTACGTCGGACCTCTCAGCTCTGAGCATAGCGATGATGGCTCTTCCAAGTGGGCCAATGATATGCCTCATGACGGCTTCCTTGATCTTTCCAAGCCTTTCATTGCTGCCTATAAGAATGGCGACACTAATGTTGCCAACTACATCACCCAGGATCAGGTTATTTACTGGTACCGCCGAAACTTGAACAGCCTTAACTGCGATTCTACTGATTCCTTAGGTCGTCCTGATGGTTACCAGACTTTGAGTGATACCGTCTACGTTGTCACCCTCCTTAAGTCTGCCGGTACCCTCACTGTTAAGTCGGGTAGCAACTCCCAAACTTTCAACGCAGCTGCAGGCGCCAATATCTTTACTGTCCCTGCTGCCCTTGGTCAACAGACTTTCACTCTGGCACGTAACGGC contains the following coding sequences:
- a CDS encoding uncharacterized protein (TransMembrane:9 (o51-68i137-161o167-187i199-216o222-245i376-399o405-427i448-465o477-495i)); amino-acid sequence: MSSEKQDDLHVGAAHVDVPNSEVLGNKDLISDAIDGENQEHEMGVWEAVKTHPWACLWAFIMCFTIVMESFDMFLNGNFVAQSAFQKEFGVFVEGSGWTIPTKWQSALFQSGQCGAFVGVFLAGPITNRLGYRWTTILGLVLMNATILISFFANSLTLLVVGQALEGVPWGFFIANAPAYASEIVPLPLRGACTATLQMAWSIGSIIVAAATLGYNKRDDQWAWRVPLALQWIFPTPLLVLIFIAPESPWWLIRRGRKDEALRSIERLGGKSGQNSANTLAMMERTVEIEKQMGGAPTILDLFKGTDLRRTTITCLMYASQNFAGNLIANQATFFFEQAGIGSDRAFQLNLINSCLQFVANACSWFLTAWFGRRTIYLWGTATNITLLFILGICASIPQSQSTNYAQACLGIIISFVFAGSLGPISYTIISETSSVRLRALSTGVGRAAYYVAEIPMIYLASRLLNPTGWNLAGKCGYVWGSTACVCWVMAYFFLPELKHRTYRESDILFNRRIAARKFKSTVIDVRENE
- a CDS encoding uncharacterized protein (EggNog:ENOG41) — its product is MFAPVQRITKSLKPQTVVLGATLVFAAVASGTYSFRIYNRYIRKYQIHIRPEIGVSDSLTNSNIVRTLVNPHSHVAMGDSRSVVLTTHSGQEAPSDEAILSALVNGFFSGPVFTPERIALRLLGLQLVKFEGLAPTSQHIWNTSQMPNTHLPAKTAILWGCFQVANIELSSSTYGDNKSIIDIVFGNNKGQFAGCHRFSIKRLEAKSHSQREPTQFHIQLECIVCNPTVNKPIGISFLGGFHIIYANMLFRDAVTEAKHRLSLSSA
- a CDS encoding uncharacterized protein (CAZy:GH71~CAZy:CBM24~SECRETED:SignalP(1-28)), which translates into the protein MKSIVGALRRAGLTAFAVAAALSSLASAEVEVRSLEERAASGNRLVFAHFMIGIVGQRTGPSDYDADMQRAKAYGIDAFALNIGLDSYTDTQLGYAYQSAANNGMKVFLSFDFSYWSTSNGTGVGQKIAQYAGNAAQLQVNGRVFASSFIGDGLDVNAVRSGAGSNVYFVPNFHPNTDTSAIDGALNWQAWDSNGNNRAPSNGVNITVAEGDSAYESWLNGKTYLAPVSPWFSTHFSSKNWVFPSGDLLFTRWNEVIQQGFPMVEIVTWNDYGESHYVGPLSSEHSDDGSSKWANDMPHDGFLDLSKPFIAAYKNGDTNVANYITQDQVIYWYRRNLNSLNCDSTDSLGRPDGYQTLSDTVYVVTLLKSAGTLTVKSGSNSQTFNAAAGANIFTVPAALGQQTFTLARNGANVLSGTSLMDITAVCTCGLYNFNAYVGTLPAGFSDPLPPDGLTQLTAGLQVTTCKPTPSLGTNPPTSTTGGGSPGSPTPTNCNAGTVAPGESGNFTGLCQFACSYGYCPPGPCVCTSTGPSTPPPTNGRNGCPIAGEPSSYDGLCSFTCNHGYCPEGACQYC